A window of Equus caballus isolate H_3958 breed thoroughbred chromosome 10, TB-T2T, whole genome shotgun sequence contains these coding sequences:
- the LOC100070087 gene encoding seminal plasma protein HSP-1-like — MAPCLGIFLILVGACIFLQLDHVDGDQQPIATDHSPTRKPDNKCVFPFIYQGRQHYDCTRADSFYRWCSLTEKYSGKWKYCAAEDYAKCFFPFVYRGRTYHTCTTDGSVLLIPWCSVTPDYDLHGAWKYCI, encoded by the exons ATGGCACCGTGTTTGGGAATCTTTCTGATTTTGGTTGGCGCTTGTATCTTTCTCCAACTGGACCATGTggatggag ATCAGCAGCCGATTGCGACTGACCATTCTCCTACAAGGAAACCAG ATAACAAATGTGTCTTCCCATTCATCTATCAAGGCAGACAGCATTACGACTGCACTAGGGCTGATTCCTTTTACCGTTGGTGTTCCTTAACTGAAAAATACTCTGGGAAATGGAAATATTGTGCTGCCGAGG ACTACGCCAAATGTTTCTTCCCCTTTGTCTACCGTGGCCGAACATACCACACTTGCACAACTGATGGGAGTGTTTTACTCATTCCTTGGTGCTCAGTCACTCCAGACTATGACCTTCATGGAGCTTGGAAATATTGCATATGA